One stretch of Passer domesticus isolate bPasDom1 chromosome 2, bPasDom1.hap1, whole genome shotgun sequence DNA includes these proteins:
- the LOC135294254 gene encoding gap junction beta-2 protein-like gives MDWGTLQSVLGGVNKHSTSIGKIWLTVLFIFRIMILVVAAERVWGDEQQDFVCNTLQPGCRNVCYDHFFPISHIRLWALQLIFVSTPALLVAMHVAYTRHEKKRRFRNGEKIDIEELKNERIHIRGPLWWTYTSSIFFRIIFEAVFMYVFYYMYDGYQMPRLVKCDAWPCPNTVDCFVSRPTEKTTFTIFMLAVSGICMMLNLAELCYLVIKICMKESGKAAVLK, from the coding sequence ATGGACTGGGGAACTCTGCAGAGTGTTTTGGGAGGTGTAAATAAGCACTCCACCAGTATCGGGAAGATATGGCTCACAGTCCTCTTCATCTTCCGTATCATGATCCTGGTTGTGGCTGCAGAGAGAGTCTGGGGAGATGAACAACAAGATTTTGTCTGCAACACGCTTCAGCCTGGCTGCAGGAATGTTTGCTATGATCACTTTTTCCCCATCTCTCACATCAGACTCTGGGCCCTGCAGCTGATCTTTGTCTCCACACCTGCGCTGCTGGTGGCCATGCATGTGGCTTACACCAGGCATGAGAAGAAAAGGCGGTTCAGAAATGGTGAGAAAATTGATATTGAAGAGCTGAAAAATGAAAGGATTCACATTCGGGGCCCCTTGTGGTGGACGTACACCAGCAGCATCTTCTTCAGGATCATCTTTGAGGCTGTCTTCATGTACGTGTTCTATTACATGTACGATGGCTACCAGATGCCCCGCCTGGTGAAGTGCGACGCTTGGCCCTGCCCCAACACTGTGGATTGTTTTGTGTCTCGGCCCACTGAGAAAACCACGTTTACTATTTTCATGCTTGCTGTATCTGGGATCTGCATGATGTTGAATCTGGCTGAGTTGTGCTACCTAGTGATAAAAATTTGCATGAAAGAATCTGGGAAAGCAGCAGTTTTGAAATAA